One region of Sylvia atricapilla isolate bSylAtr1 chromosome Z, bSylAtr1.pri, whole genome shotgun sequence genomic DNA includes:
- the ACAA2 gene encoding 3-ketoacyl-CoA thiolase, mitochondrial, translated as MALLRGVFIVAAKRTPFGTYGGLLKDFSATDLTEHAARAALAAGKVPPEIIDSVVVGNVMQSSSDAIYIARHVGLRVGVPVAVPALTVNRLCGSGFQSIANGCQEICLNESEVVLCGGAESMSQAPYAVRKVRFGTRLGAELKLEDTLWEALTDTHVKIPMAVTAENLAAKYSISREDCDRYALKTQQRCKAANDAGYFNAEMAPIEVKTKKGKESLQKDEHPKPQTTMEQLTKLPCVFKKDGTVTAGNASGVCDGAGAVILASESALKKHSLTPLARVVAYHSAGCDPSIMGIGPVPAITEVLKKAGLTLKDMDLVEVNEAFAPQYLAVEKVLGLDPEKTNVNGGAIAIGHPLGASGSRITAHLVHELRRRGGKYAVGSACIGGGQGIAVLIENTA; from the exons GTGTGTTCATCGTGGCAGCCAAGCGCACTCCCTTCGGGACCTACGGCGGGCTGCTGAAGGATTTCTCGGCCACAGACCTGACGGAACATGCCGCCCGAGCCGCGCTGGCCGCCGGGAAGGTCCCTCCCGAGATCATCGACAGCGTCGTCGTGGGCAACGTCATGCAG agctcctcagaTGCCATCTACATTGCAAGACACGTTGGTTTGCGTGTGGGAGTCCCcgtggctgtgccagccctcACTGTCAACAGGCTCTGTGGCTCTGGCTTCCAGTCCATTGCCAATGGCTGCCAG GAGATTTGCCTGAACGAGTCAGAAGTTGTTCTGTGTGGTGGAGCTGAGAGCATGAGCCAGGCTCCTTACGCGGTCCGAAAGGTTCGGTTTGGgaccaggctgggagcagaactCAAG CTGGAAGACACGTTGTGGGAAGCCCTGACAGATACACATGTCAAAATACCTATGGCAGTGACAGCTGAAAACCTGGCTGCAAAATACAGCATCTCCCGAGAGGACTGCGACCGGTACGCgctcaaaacacagcagaggtgcAAAGCTG CTAACGATGCTGGCTACTTTAATGCTGAGATGGCACCAATTGAAGTGAAGACAAAAAAGGGTAAGGAAAGCCTACAAAAGGACgagcaccccaaaccccagaccACTATGGAACAGCTGACAAAACTCCCGTGTGTCTTCAAAAAGGATGGAACAGTCACGGCAGGGAATGCTTCA GGTGTGTGTGATGGAGCTGGTGCAGTCATTCTTGCCAGTGAATCAGCACTTAAAAAACACAGTCTTACTCCTCTGGCAAGAGTAGTAGCCTATCACTCAGCTGGCTGTGACCCTTCCATCATGGGCATTG GTCCTGTACCTGCAATCACAGAGGTTCTGAAGAAGGCAGGACTGACCCTGAAGGATATGGATTTGGTAGAG GTGAACGAGGCATTTGCACCTCAGTACCTGGCTGTGGAAAAAGTGTTGGGCCTTGACCCTGAGAAGACCAACGTCAACGGAGGTGCCATTGCCATCGGCCACCCTCTGGGGGCCTCGGGGTCACGGATCACAGCTCACCTGGTGCATGAGTTAAG GCGCCGCGGCGGGAAGTACGCGGTTGGGTCAGCGTGCATTGGCGGTGGGCAAGGCATCGCCGTGCTCATTGAGAACACAGCCTGA